Below is a window of Salvelinus sp. IW2-2015 unplaced genomic scaffold, ASM291031v2 Un_scaffold6305, whole genome shotgun sequence DNA.
ACAATAGGCAGCGAGAAAGAGacggaggggaaggagaagaaggTAAAGGGAGGGGGAGGGTTGGCATGTTCTCCTCCCGGGCGGAAGGAGACGTTGCGCTCAGGCAGGAGAATGAATCGCAGCGCCACCGAGCCTGAATCCGACGTAGTAGAAATGGAGCTGAGAATAATCAGAGTTACATTGTAGCCAGAAACAAACCAATATTGTTACAAAAATCTAACAGTTCCGTCGAGGAATAGGACACAGCCAATGCGAAGCCTGCGCTGAACAGGAGCGGCCGGGGTTGAGAAAGAGGCAGAAAGATGGGCGCCGTGCTACGGACTCTGTTGTTATGTAGTTTTTGTTTGCTAATACGAGGTGAGTTTTGGAtctttttgcttgtttttgtttttttcttccgTGGAaagttggggggtggggggatatGGTTTCCAGAGGAGGGGACCTAGTGTTCAGAATGTGGGCTCTTTCTTTGCAATGGCCGCGCTTGCTCATTAGTGGGGGCCCAGTTGAAGGGGATGTGATTTGCTCATCATCaggagtagctagctaacgttagccaggaTGGCTAACTACAACACAGTGTTTTCCATAGCGCCTTGCTACCTGTGTTAATGCCTGTATCtactgtaactagctaacgttagcaggatGGCTAACTACAACACAGTGTTTTCCATAGCGCCTTGCTACCTGTGTTTAAATGCCTGTATCTACTGTAACTAGCTACTTGCGTGAACCTGTGTTGAATGCCTGTATCtactgtaactagctaacgttagcagatGGCTAACTACACACAGTGTTTTCCATAGCGCCTTGCTACCTGTGTTGAATGCCTGTATCtactgtaactagctaacgttagcaggatGGCTAACCACACAACACAGTGTTTTCCATAGCGCCTTGCTACCTGTGTTGAATGCCTGTATCTACTgtaacagctaacgttagcaggatGGCTAACTACAACACAGTGTTTTCCATAGCGCCTTGCTACCTGTGTTGAATGCCTGTATCTACtgtactagctaacgttagcaggatGGCTAACTACAACACAGTGTTTTCCATAGCGCCTTGCTACCTGTGTTGAATGCCTGTATCTATTGAACTAGCTAGGTGGCTATCCGATGATTGTTAACTAGCTAGTCATTTTTATTTCCACTGTTTTGTTGGTTTGCAACATTTTAGTTAAGTTAGCAGTGATTTTACTAGTTGTTTGTAGTATTTCACACCCGTTTAAGCCACGGCAGATATTTTCTACAGTTACTGTTGTGATTTAACTAACTATCTTAGCCAACCAGAGAGACCCTGATACCTAGCTAAGTCTGCTACGTAAACAGTGCTAACAATAATGTCGACTGCATATGTTACATTTTAAACGTTAAAATGTGCCTCCacagaaaatacacatttgttgcATACGTTCATTTGGAAAGAGTGAGTAACTAACTACTTTTTGCAAGTCAAATATATAAAAGTAGCTAACTAGTTACAATATAAAACGGGGATACCGCATGAACAACGTTAGAACAGAGGACGTTCATTGGCGTTGCTTTCATAATTTATTGGCATAACTTTCTACAAAGTCTTGTAAGTAACTAGGCTAATGTGGATTGTAGTTCTCTAACAGCTATATACGAATACGTCAAGGCCGATTTGTACTTAAATATTAGTTTTACACTGCATGGTGACCGTGTAAACATCTGTTAAAATAATCATGGATTCCTTGTTCACACAATTTGCAACGGGAGCTTTAATCTTGGACTACGTCTCATTCTCACACAAAACTCATGTCAACTGGACTACGTCTCATTCTCACACAAACCTCATTCAATCTGGACTACGTCTCATTCTCACACAAACCTCATTCAATCTGGACTACGTCTCATTCTCACATAAACCTCATTCAATCTGGACTGCGTCTCATTCTCACACAAACCTCATTCAATCTGGACTACGTCTKATTCTCACATAAACTGCATTCAATCTGGACTACGTCTCATTCTCACATAAACCTAATTCAATCTGGACTATGTCTCATTCTCACACAAACCCAATTCATTGGTCTCTGTCTAGTAGAGTAAGGCACGTGAGGTCACTGTGTTGAACTATGGAGGGGGAAGTCTCTCTCCCAGGAGTCACACCCATCACGTCTTTGGCATTCCCCAGTTTTTGATATAAAAGGTTTAAATCCGCCTACGAGATGTCAAAGTAGACTGCAGTTTATTCAAGCCTTTGGTAGAATCAGAGGCGCTCTAACTGCCAAACCAGTGTCAAGACGATTTAGTTTGCTCCTGCCGTTCAGTGAAGTAAGTGCCCGTCATATTTAGTTGGCATAGATGGACTATTATTGCGAAATAGGTTTATCACCGTGTACTCTGAAACTAGTGTTCAGATACGATGTGATGTGAATGTTTTCAGTCGGGTCTGAGTGGTATTGAATTCAGTGGTTCCCAAGTGGCTCCCCGTTCCCTATAATAGTCCACTACTACCTTGGACCCGGACCCATAGGCTGAATCCCAAGtgactccctattccctataatagtcCACTACTKCCTTGGACCCGGACCCATAGGCTGAATCCCAAGTGGCTCCCCATTCCCTATAATAGTCCACTACTACCTTGGACCCGGACCCATAGGCTGAATCCCAAGTGACACTCATATTCCCTATGTGATTTTGATAGTTGTAGTCACGTCTGAGTAGTATTGAGCAGTAATACTGGCTACAGTAGGCTCGACCCTCTCGCTCGCCATctggcagccatattggatgACGTGGAGGAAAGGAAAAGCAGAGTGAAGTGGTTGAACTTTCATTCAACTGTTCTCAGAAATCACTGGTGTTTTTGGATCAGAAAGCACTGGTGTTTTTGGATCAGAAAAGCCCTGGTGTTTTTGGGATCAGAAAGCCCTGGTGTTTTGGGATCAGAAAGCCCTGGTGTTTATGGGATCAGAAAGCCCTTGTGTTTATGGGATCAGAAAGCCCTGGTGTTTTGGGATCAGAAAGCCCTGGTTTTTTGGGATCAGAAAGCCCTGTGTTTTTGGATCAGAAAGCCCTGGTGTTTATGGATCAGAAAGCCCTGGTGTTTATGGGATCAGAAAGCCCTGGTGTTTATGGGATCAGAAACCTGGTGTTTTTGATCAGAAAGCCCTGTCTCAAGACAACATGGAGGAGGATAACTCAAGTTTGGACCTTGTTCAGAGACGTTTCAGTCTGTGAAGAACGAGCTGCCTCTAGCAAGTTGTTGAATCTGTTTGTAGTGTGATATCCCCTATAATGGTTAGAGGTCACTACTAGAGAGTCGACCTCTAGTCACTACAGAGAGGAGTAGATCAGGCTCTAACCTAATGGAGTTAACATTTCTCCTCAGTTGGTTGATGTTGAAACAGACAGCGGTTTTTGCATCTGGCTCATCTGCCCCCGGCTGACTTGGTCATCTGTCCCCCGGGCTGACTTGGTTATCTGTCCCCCGGGCTGACTTGGTTATCTGTCCCCCGGCTGACTTGCTTATCTGTCGTCCCCCGGCTGACTTGGTTATCTGTCGTCCCCCGGGCTGACTTGGTTATCTGTCGTCCCCCGGGCTGACTTGGTTATCTGTCGCCCCCGGGCTGACTTGGTTATCTGTCCCCTGgctgactactactgactactactttTGAACACAGCCCAGTAGGACTGCAGGGGGGTCGCAGGACTGCAGGGGGGTCGTAGGACTGCAGGGGGGTCGTAGGGGTGTCGTACTGTAGGGGTGTGTAGGGGGTCGAAGGACTGTAGGGTGGTTATAGTACTGTAGGGTGTCATAGTACTATGTAGTATTTCTGTCTGACCCTATTCCCCCCCACCAGGTGTACCCCTCCTGCTGTATGCCAACCGGCGGGACCTGCGGCTGGTGGATGCGGCCACGGCAGGGCCAACCCACGGTGGTGGTGGGGTCTGGAGGACGCCGCCGCTGTTGGATTACGTATACGCTCAGGGATTGGTCTACTGGAGTGACGTCAGCGAGGAGGCCATCAAACGCACCACCTTCAACCAACAGGGCCCGGCACGGCGGCGGCGGCCCAGACCGTGGTTGTATCGGGCTGGCGTCGCCGGACGGCCTGGCCTGTGATTGGTTAGGCAAGAAGCTGTACTGGACAGACTCCGAGACCAATCGGATAGAGGTGGCTGAGCTGGATGGATCGTTACGGAGAGTTCTCTTCTGGCAGGACCTGGACCAGCCCCAGCCATCTCTCTGGACCCGGGGAGAGGGTGAGTACCTGACAAGTAGTGCTCAGTAGAACTACCTGGACCCGGCTTggtctgggaggaggaggagtgtgttACTGCGCTCGTATCTCACCTTTGTCCCTTACCTGGATTGGTTGCAAGGTTCAAAACCAAGAGCTTCTCCCTCGAACAGACGTATCCGTCCGTCTGGAGGATACTAGAACGTTAGGGAACAGTGCAGGCTGGAGGTACAGGGACGTGTCTCTCGTCTGGAGGATACTAGAACGTTAGGGACAGTGCAGGCTGGAGGTACAGGACGTGTCTCCGTCTGGAGGATACTAGAACGTTAGGGAACAGTGCAGGCTGGAGGTACAGGGACGTGTCTCTGTCTGGAGGATACTAGAACGTTAGGGAACAGTGCAGGCTGGAGTACAGGGACGTGTCTCCTCTGGAGGATACTAGAACGTTAGGGAACAGTGCAGGCTGGAGGTACAGGGACGTGTGTCTCCGTCTGGAGGATACTAGAACGTTAGGGAACAGTGCAGGCTGGAGGTACAGGGacgtgtgtctctgtctggaggATACTAGAACGTTAGGGAACAGTGCAGGCTGGAGGTACAGGGACGTGTGTCCGTCTGGAGGATACTAGAACGTTAGGGAACAGTGCAGGCTGAGGTACAGGGACGTGTCTCTGTCTGGAGGATACAGAACGTTAGGGAACAGTGCAGGCTGGAGGTACAGGGACGTGTGTCCGTCTGGAGGATACTAGAACGTTAGGGAACAGTGCAGGCTGGAGGTACAGGGACgtctctgtctggaggaactagaaCGTTAGGAACAGTGCAGGCTGGAGGTACAGGGACGTGTGTCTCCGTCTGGAGAGATACTAGAACGTTAGGGAACAGTGCAGGCTGGAGGTACAGGgacgtgtctctctgtctggaggATACTAGAACGTTAGGGAACAGTGCAGGCTGAGGTACAGGGACGTGTCTCTGTCTGGAGGATACTAGAACGTTAGGGAACAGTGCAGGCTGGAGGTACAGGGACGTGTCTCTCCGTCTGGAGGAACTAGAACGTTAGGGAACAGTGCAGGCTGGAGGTACAGGGACGTGTCTCCGTCTGGAGGATACGAGAACGTTAGGGAACAGTGCAGGCTGGAGGTACAGGGACGTGTCTCTGTCTGGAGGATACTAGAACGTTTAGGGAACAGTGCAGGCTGAGGTACAGGACGTGTTCTCTGTCTGGAGGATACTAGAACGTTAGGGAACAGTGAGGCTGGAGTGCAGGTggagtgtgtctgtctgaggaTACAGAACGTTAGGAACAGTGCAGGCTGGAGGTACAGGGACGTGTCTCCGTCTGGAGGATTTTTTACGCTAGGCTAATATGTCTGTACCTGGTCTAGATTTACGCTAGGCTAATATGTCTGTACCTGGTCTAGATTTACGCTACTAATATGTCGCTTAGAGATTTACTGTCTACTGGACAGTGTAATCTGTACTGGTCAGTGGACACAGCTGTAAACACTTTGTTTACTCTGTACTGGTCAGTAGACACGGCTGTTGACACTGTTTGTTTACTCTGTACTGGTCAGTGGACACGGCTGTTGACACTGTTGTTTACTCTGTACTGGTCAGTGGACACGGCTGTTGACACTGTTTGTTTACTCTGTACTGGTCAGTGGACACAGCTGTTGACACTGTTTGTTTACTCTGTACTGGTCAGTGGACACAGGCTGTTGACACTGTTTGTTTACTCTGTTACTGCGTCAGTGGACACGGACTGTTGTCACTGTTTGTTTACTCTAGGACTGGTCAGTGGACACGGCTGTTGTCACTGTTGTTTACATTTCACCAGTCTGCTCTCTGGTGAGTGGGATGTGAATTGGTTTGCGTCTCTTCATGGCTAGTCGCCTCAGTGCGCTGGACAGGACACTATCGTCACATACATTTATGTCACACAGTTCCATTTTGAATCAGCTGCTTGTCAAATCTCAAACAGTCTTTCTTCAGCTGAGatgaagatacagttgaagtcagaagttacatacactgaggttggagtcattaaaactcgtttttcaaccactccacacatttcttgttaaccaaactatagttttgcaagtcggttagggcatctactttgtgcatgacacaagtcattttccaacaattgtttacagacagatatattcacttataattcactgtatcacaattccagtgggtcagaagtttacatacactaagttgactgtgcctttaaaaccgcttggaaaattccagaaaatgatttcatggctttagaagcttctgataggctaattgacatcatttgagtcatatgggatgtatttcaaggccaccttcaaactcagtgcctctttgcttgacatcatgggaaaatcaaaataaatcaccaagacctcagaaaaaccaCCTGAACAGGTGGGGGGGGCAGTCTAATGATTGTGTATTATTGGTTATGCTAGTTGCTGGGCTCAGGTCTCTTTTTGGAAGCCCTCAGGATGTGACTGAGGAGAGTTTGATTCTCCCAGGAGGGTCACGGTGGGGCTGTGGTGACCTAGAGGGGACTAGTGTTACTAGGCAGGGCTGACCAGGTGAACCTCTGGGTAACCTGAGAGTGAAGCCAGACAAGGCTTCAAGAGGAATCTGATACTGTGGATGCTGGACCATACTGGAGGGCTGGCCTGAGCTCCCATACACCCTCACCCCCACTCAGCTGAAAGCCGACTCTCTCCTCAGGTAACACGTGTAgcccatcacccccccccccccccccccactaaacCATGACCCCTAGTCACACTATAGCTGAGGGTAATGGCCCCGGTCATCCTATAGCTGAGGGTAATGGCCCCCGGTCGTCCTATAGCTGAGGGTAATGGTCCCTAGTCACCCTATAGCTGAGGGTAATGGTCCCTAGTCACCCTATAGCTGAGGGTAATGGCCCCTGGTCACCCATAGCTGAGGTAATGGCCCCGCGCCTATAGCTGAGGGTAATGGCCCCTAGTCACCCTATAGCTGAGGGTAATGGCCCCTGGTCACCCTATAGCTGAGGGTAATGGCCCCGGTCGCCCTATAGCTGAGGGTAATGGCCCCGGTCACCCTATAGCTGAGGGTAATGGCCCGGTCGCCCTATAGCTGAGGGTAATGGCCCCGGTCGCCCTATAGCTGAGGGTAATGGCCCCCGGTCACCCTATAGCTGAGGGTAATGGCCCCCGGTCGCCCTATAGCTGAGGGTAATGGCCCCCGGTCGTCCTATAGCTGAGGGTAATGCCCCCGGTCGTCCTATAGCTGAGGGTAATGGCCCCCGGTCGTCCTATAGCTGAGGGTAATGGCCCCCGGTCACCCTATAGCTGAGGGTAATGGCCCCCGGTCGCCCTATAGCTGAGGGTAATGGCCCCCGGTCGTCCTATAGCTGAGGGTAAGGCCCCCGGGTCGTCCTATAGCTGAGGGTAATGGCCACCTTTAATTTCTCAGCCCCTCTAAGGCTATGGGCCATTGTGTCTATTGCAGTACTCTACCCCTGGTCCCTCCCCAGGAGCAGGAGCTACTAGTGTTATCCTACACCCACTAGGAGAGCTTTGATCCAGGTTGACTTTCAGACCATCCTTCCCAGACTCCAGTTTAGGGCTGGCCAACATGGCCAAAATATATCAcagtatttttacatttttgtttttgagcAATACAAATTTTAAATTTGCTTTGAGTTGTGCGTGGCCCGAGGGTGGCAACACACATAAGTAATTTCAATCGATCTTTCTCCATTCGGATtggtttatactgttcaattattagaatttttttatgtaaccttttatttaactaggtaagtcagttgagaacaaattcttattttacaatgacggcctcccggggaacagtgtgttaactgccttgttcaggggcagaacgacatatttttaccttgtcagctcagggatttgatctagcaaccttttggttactggcccatcgctctaaccgctaggctacctgctctaaccgctaggctacctgctctaaccgccaggctacctgctctaaccgccaggctacctgctctaaccgccaggctacctgctctaaccgccAGGCTTCCTGCtctaaccgccaggctacctgccgaccccataataaccactaggctacctgccgaccccataataaccactaggctacctgccaccccataataaccactaggctacctgccgcacctgcAAAATTAAAACAATTTTCTATATTTCCGTCattcatttgagatcatttccacgcTGCCACGAAGGGCTCCAGGATATTCGCAACAAATCTAGGCCttattttaaccaaatgttgcaattgagATTTGACTAGCGATTTAGAtcaaacacttgggtgaactaagtggaatcatggaaatagaatgattatttaAATTCtgtagttagaatataatagtgaaCACTTTGAATACAGCAtcgtttgacatgacaacgaatcaaaatgccagggaggacgagttgtgacatggtaggaaccaaagtgttggtaagtgtttcctaggggaccctataatctttggctacattgaataTGCTCtctagctaacatattcatgcttcaccTATTcatctttgatttagaagatactgttgcacaaacgaCATGGtgatttaggcctacaccatcactggtatcaggctgtatagctagctacgtttggtCTGACTCTGTacatttactagctagctacgtttggtatgtttgactctgtcatttactagctagctacggtGGTCTGACCCTCTgcatttactagctagctacggtTGGTCTGACTCTGTgcatttactagctagctacggtTGGTCTGACTCTGTACATTATCTACTAGCTACGGTTGGCTGACTCTGTacatttactagctagctaccgttgGGCTGACTCTGTgcatttactagctagctacgtttgggCTGACTCTGTGCATTTATAGCTAGCTACGTTGGTTTGACTCTGTacatttactagctagctacgttgTCTGACTCTGTacatttactagctagctacgtttggtCTGACTCTGTacatttactagctagctacgtttggtCTGACTGTacatttactagctagctacatttggtCTGACTCTGTacatttactagctagctacatttggtCTGACTCGTGCATttactagctagccagccaactagcgattagccacaacttgctaagaaTAGGCTAGCTAGTGTTTACAGATGTAAGAGAAACACCTAATAGTGTATTTATAGAACACTAGTGGATTATATTATGAAGCAAAGTGAGAACAGCATCGTTGtcgtatatagtaaaatacgatATACCGACCGCCCTACTCCAGTTCCTACCTCTGGTTTCTAGCAGGAGGGTTAAGGTGAAACGTAGCGCTGTGATGGGTTTAGCAGGAGGGCTAACGTgtgccccctctctctgtcccccctcctctctctgtgtccccccctcctcccctctctgtgcccccccatcctctctctgtgtcccccatcctctctctgtgtcccccccatcctctctctgtgtccccccatcctctctctgtgtcccccccatcctctctctgtgtcccccccatcctctctctgtgtccccccatcctctctctgtgtccccctctctctctgtcccccccatcctctctctgtgtccccctctttgtgctctcctctctccaagGCCTGCCAGAGGGAGGTATTGACGTCTAAGTTACTGGCAGCTATTCCAACAGGGTAACAAGCCAAGCCATGTTGGCATGCAGTGTGTTTGGGGGGGGTCTGGCCCTGTGTGTGTCGGCCTGGCCCTGTGTGTGTCGGCCTGGCTCTGCATCCTCCCTGAAAAGATTATGGGTGTAAGTGACTGCTCTGGATTCCAGCAGGCGCTGGTTGTTATAGTGTTAATGGGTCTCGGTGGGGTGTCTGGCTCACATGTGTGCCGCCTGTTTGATCCCTCAGTGGAAGGAGTGGAACTACAGATTCAGCCTGGCCTCGCTGCCTGGCCTCGCtgcctggagctacagattcagcctgGCCTCGCTGCCTGGCCTCGCTGCCTGGCCTCGCTGCCTGGCCTGGCTGCCTGGGCCTGAGGCTACAGATTCAGCCCGGCCTCGCtgcctggagctacagattcagcccggcctcgctgcctggagctacagattcCAGCCCTGGCCTCGCtgcctggagctacagattcagcctgGCCTCGCTGCCCGGCCTCGCTGCCTGGAACTACAGATTCAGCTGGCCTCGCTGCCTGGCCTCGCTGCCCGGCCTCGCTGCCTGGAACTACAGATTCAGCCTGGCCTCGCtgcctggagctacagattcagcctggcctcgctgcctggagctacagattcagcctgCCTCGCTGCCTGGCCTCGCTGCCTGGgcctggagctacagattcagcccGGCCTCGCTGCCGGAGCTACAGATTCAGCCGGCCTCGCTGCCTGAGCTACAGATTCAGCCCGGCCTCGCTGctggagctacagattcagcccggcctcgctgcctggagctacagattcagcccGGCTTCCGCCTGCggagctacagattcagcccggcctcgctgcctggagctacagattcagcccggcctcgctgcctggagctacagattcagcctgGTCTCGCTGCCTGGGGCTACAGATTCA
It encodes the following:
- the LOC112078804 gene encoding low-density lipoprotein receptor-related protein 6, which encodes MGAVLRTLLLCSFCLLIRGVPLLLYANRRDLRLVDAATAGPTHGGGGVWRTPPLLDYVYAQGLVYWSDVSEEAIKRTTFNQQGPARRRRPRPWLYRAGVAGRPGL